A region of Phormidium ambiguum IAM M-71 DNA encodes the following proteins:
- a CDS encoding helix-turn-helix domain-containing protein: protein MIKNQKEYEYSQECARKFAYSMRMLEQDEELKKKDPEGWQLSWDVKQSHLMALEAEIAEYDRLTSHDSHTPIVLMLDDIDDLPQILIRARMAAKLSQKELADLAGLTEAQIKRYEDNDYEDASFLDVRFVIDALDIQIQKGEFLVPLDTLRRTPVTKEELLSSNQRPHSQQSQEMIGQVQ, encoded by the coding sequence ATGATCAAAAATCAAAAAGAGTATGAATATAGTCAAGAATGTGCGCGAAAATTTGCATATTCTATGAGGATGCTAGAGCAAGATGAGGAACTGAAGAAAAAAGACCCCGAAGGGTGGCAACTTTCTTGGGATGTCAAACAATCTCACCTGATGGCTTTAGAAGCAGAAATTGCTGAATATGATAGGCTGACATCTCACGATAGTCACACGCCGATAGTATTAATGCTTGATGATATTGATGATTTACCCCAAATCTTGATTAGAGCTAGAATGGCAGCCAAACTAAGCCAAAAAGAATTGGCAGATTTAGCTGGATTGACAGAAGCACAAATCAAACGTTATGAAGATAACGACTATGAAGATGCTAGTTTTCTGGATGTAAGATTTGTAATTGATGCGCTGGATATCCAAATTCAAAAAGGCGAGTTTCTTGTTCCTTTAGATACGCTTAGAAGAACGCCAGTTACTAAAGAAGAATTGCTTTCTTCAAATCAGCGTCCTCATAGCCAACAAAGTCAAGAAATGATTGGACAAGTTCAATAA
- a CDS encoding response regulator transcription factor, which yields MQDNEDSVLAAFAAGADSYCMKNVMFEKLVDAIVETHSGANWIDSSIARIVLARIDNPFEETTISSGVPTIPIHALNQEEKELLTVNPLTQRERDVIQLIVEGYSNEEICGELHISLGTVKTHVRNILTKLSCDDRTSAAVRALRAGLVN from the coding sequence ATGCAGGATAATGAAGATTCCGTGCTGGCAGCTTTTGCTGCAGGAGCAGATTCTTACTGCATGAAAAATGTCATGTTTGAGAAGCTGGTGGATGCAATTGTAGAAACTCATTCAGGCGCAAATTGGATCGATTCATCTATTGCCAGAATCGTTTTGGCAAGAATAGATAATCCTTTTGAAGAAACTACCATTTCCTCTGGTGTTCCAACTATCCCAATTCATGCTTTAAACCAAGAAGAAAAAGAGTTACTTACGGTTAATCCTTTGACTCAACGAGAGAGGGATGTAATCCAGTTAATTGTGGAAGGTTACAGCAATGAAGAAATTTGTGGAGAACTACATATTTCCCTCGGTACTGTGAAAACTCACGTCCGTAATATTTTGACCAAGTTATCTTGTGACGATCGCACTTCCGCTGCTGTTCGCGCCCTTCGTGCTGGTTTGGTTAACTAG